The proteins below are encoded in one region of Belonocnema kinseyi isolate 2016_QV_RU_SX_M_011 chromosome 1, B_treatae_v1, whole genome shotgun sequence:
- the LOC117180957 gene encoding zinc finger MYM-type protein 6-like: MKKTFGQLTSARAGKPVHYFQDKLEALLFEEGKGLLNDPMNNTDSSDNTKLLTASFYSALTIARNSKPHTIMESTVMPIMIDAVREILGEDAALKISKMPHSNNTVHRRIQEMSTDVKKQLKLSVGESPFFALQFDESVDVSGAAQLLCYVKYVGEEEIKERMLFCLALSGRTTGECLFQAMMDKVQFF; encoded by the coding sequence atgaaaaagacattTGGACAGCTTACATCCGCAAGAGCAGGGAAGCCGGTGCACTATTTCCAAGACAAATTGGAAGCTTTGCTCTTTGAGGAGGGCAAAGGATTATTGAACGATCCCATGAATAACACCGATTCTTCCGACAATACTAAATTGTTAACTGCCTCATTTTATTCGGCATTAACAATTGCCCGAAATTCCAAGCCACACACGATCATGGAATCAACAGTCATGCCCATAATGATCGACGCTGTTCGCGAAATCTTGGGAGAAGATGCCGCTCTAAAGATATCAAAAATGCCTCATTCAAACAATACAGTTCACCGAAGAATTCAGGAGATGTCAACTGATGTGAAGAAGCAATTGAAATTGTCTGTTGGTGAAAGTCCATTTTTCGCTCTGCAATTTGATGAATCAGTTGATGTCTCCGGTGCTGCTCAGCTGCTCTGCTATGTCAAGTACGTGGGAGAGGAAGAAATCAAGGAGAGAATGCTGTTCTGTTTGGCGCTATCGGGAAGAACCACAGGAGAGTGTCTTTTCCAGGCGATGATggacaaagttcaatttttttaa
- the LOC117180974 gene encoding zinc finger BED domain-containing protein 5-like translates to MQGRNSDMITFQYEMEGFLLKIDYWVHQLRMHQFDAFPLLKAHFASYPPDAYSLDLFTTHLSEMKVLIREYFPPLREYENEWVISPFNAVVVHNAQMETNLQHQLFGLSVNLRMKAEYSTRTVSQFWVSLKDKYPQLSSQAMRSLMPFPTSYLCELGFSTVKFLKNEYRNRLQNIESDLMLAINSNIQPNIERLVNEK, encoded by the coding sequence ATGCAAGGCCGTAATAGTGACATGATCACTTTCCAGTACGAAATGGAAggcttcttgttaaaaattgattattgggTTCATCAGCTAAGAATGCACCAATTTGATGCATTTCCTCTACTAAAAGCTCATTTTGCCAGCTATCCACCAGATGCATATAGTCTGGATTTGTTTACCACGCATTTGAGTGAGATGAAAGTGTTAATCCGAGAATATTTCCCCCCTCTTCGGGAATACGAAAATGAGTGGGTCATCAGCCCTTTCAACGCAGTTGTTGTTCACAACGCTCAAAtggaaacaaatttgcaacatcAGTTGTTTGGTTTGAGTGTAAACCTGCGAATGAAAGCTGAATACTCAACTCGTACGGTTTCTCAGTTTTGGGTATCTCTGAAAGATAAATATCCACAACTTTCATCTCAAGCTATGCGAAGTTTAATGCCCTTTCCGACTTCCTATCTCTGTGAATTAGGATTTTCAaccgtaaaatttttgaaaaatgaataccgAAATagattgcaaaatattgaaaGTGACCTCATGCTTGCAATCAACTCGAATATTCAACCCAACATCGAACGACTTGTTAACGAGAAATAA